Proteins from one Ananas comosus cultivar F153 linkage group 5, ASM154086v1, whole genome shotgun sequence genomic window:
- the LOC109709799 gene encoding uncharacterized calcium-binding protein At1g02270-like isoform X1 — MQMKYLNNGLTQNPEPRQRRTKKNARAQRGGSISYAPPPIAVSEQCVSCTTFNILAPIYKRLDDENCRESQFKACWLSRNQRIIDRLLTDRSSIICLQEVWLGNDELVDMYDKRLGDAGYLTFKLARTNNRGDGLLTAVHRDKFRVIAYKELLFNDFGDRVAQLLHVELVEPFWRNRSSGIQQQIIILNTHLLFPHDYSLCIVRLKQVYKILQYIEFYQKENKLGPIPIILCGDWNGSKRGHVYKFLRSQHYTSSYDTAHHYTDGDADAHKWVSHRNHRGNICGVDFIWLLNPNQHRKPLKTSWNEAVFGIIKYLLRVASLSEENAFAFLKADNPGDYVSYPSFSQALCQLGLTGHPNGLSFQETEDLWIQADIDGNGVMDYEEFQKNIWTPKRSEQPGENFDQGIDGELKTNSLKQQAFGLSVKDAALFPPEVEKGIWPENYSLSDHAPLTAVFSPVEVSCSFPVC; from the exons ATGCAGATGAAGTATTTGAACAATGGCCTAACCCAGAACCCCGAGCCGCGGCAGCGGAGGACGAAGAAGAATGCGCGGGCGCAGCGGGGAGGATCAATTAGCTATGCCCCGCCGCCGATAGCGGTGTCCGAGCAGTGCGTCTCGTGCACCACCTTCAACATCCTCGCGCCCATCTACAAGCGGCTCGACGACGAG AATTGTAGGGAGAGCCAGTTCAAAGCCTGTTGGTTGAGCAGGAACCAGAGGATAATAGACCGGCTGTTAACGGATCGTTCCTCAATAATTTGCCTCCAA GAGGTGTGGTTGGGGAATGATGAGCTTGTTGATATGTATGATAAGAGGCTTGGAGATGCTGGCTATCTCACTTTCAAGCTCGCTCGTACCAATAATCGCGGCGATG GTCTATTGACGGCTGTACATAGAGACAAATTTAGAGTTATAGCTTATAAAGAGCTTCTGTTTAATGATTTTGGAGATCGTGTTGCTCAGCTATTACATGTTGAGTTGGTTGAACCTTTCTGGAGGAATCGAAGCAGCGGCATTCAACAACAAATAATCATTCTGAATACCCATTTGTTATTTCCACATGATTACAGTCTTTGTATAGTTCGTTTGAAGCAG GTGTACAAGATCCTTCAGTACATAGAATTTTATCAGAAAGAAAATAAACTTGGTCCTATTCCTATTATACTCTGCGG GGACTGGAATGGGAGTAAACGTGGGCATGTTTACAAATTCCTTAGGTCCCAACATTATACGTCATCATATGATACTGCACATCACTATACTGACGGTGATGCAGATGCCCATAAG TGGGTTAGCCATCGCAATCATAGAGGCAACATATGTGGAGTCGATTTTATATGGCTCCTTAATCCCAATCAGCATAGGAAACCCCTGAAAACTAGCTGGAATGAAGCTGTTTTTGGGATCATCAAG TATCTTCTTCGCGTAGCGTCCCTTTCAGAGGAAAATGCATTTGCCTTTCTAAAGGCAGATAATCCAGGCGATTATGTTTCATATCCAAGCTTCTCTCAGGCACTGTGTCAG TTAGGCTTAACCGGCCATCCCAATGGCCTGAGTTTCCAAGAAACTGAGGATTTGTGGATTCAAGCTGACATTGATGGAAATGGTGTCATGGACTACGAAGAATTTCAG AAGAATATTTGGACCCCTAAACGGTCAGAGCAACCGGGTGAGAATTTCGATCAGGGTATTGATGGGGAGCTTAAGACAAATTCATTGAAACAGCAAGCCTTCGGTCTAAGCGTGAAAGATGCTGCCCTCTTCCCACCAGAGGTTGAGAAAGGAATTTGGCCCGAGAATTACTCTCTCTCTGATCATGCGCCACTAACTGCAGTGTTTTCTCCTGTAGAAGTTTCTTGTAGTTTTCCGGTTTGCTAA
- the LOC109709799 gene encoding uncharacterized calcium-binding protein At1g02270-like isoform X2, translated as MRYTNCRESQFKACWLSRNQRIIDRLLTDRSSIICLQEVWLGNDELVDMYDKRLGDAGYLTFKLARTNNRGDGLLTAVHRDKFRVIAYKELLFNDFGDRVAQLLHVELVEPFWRNRSSGIQQQIIILNTHLLFPHDYSLCIVRLKQVYKILQYIEFYQKENKLGPIPIILCGDWNGSKRGHVYKFLRSQHYTSSYDTAHHYTDGDADAHKWVSHRNHRGNICGVDFIWLLNPNQHRKPLKTSWNEAVFGIIKYLLRVASLSEENAFAFLKADNPGDYVSYPSFSQALCQLGLTGHPNGLSFQETEDLWIQADIDGNGVMDYEEFQKNIWTPKRSEQPGENFDQGIDGELKTNSLKQQAFGLSVKDAALFPPEVEKGIWPENYSLSDHAPLTAVFSPVEVSCSFPVC; from the exons ATGCGCTATACC AATTGTAGGGAGAGCCAGTTCAAAGCCTGTTGGTTGAGCAGGAACCAGAGGATAATAGACCGGCTGTTAACGGATCGTTCCTCAATAATTTGCCTCCAA GAGGTGTGGTTGGGGAATGATGAGCTTGTTGATATGTATGATAAGAGGCTTGGAGATGCTGGCTATCTCACTTTCAAGCTCGCTCGTACCAATAATCGCGGCGATG GTCTATTGACGGCTGTACATAGAGACAAATTTAGAGTTATAGCTTATAAAGAGCTTCTGTTTAATGATTTTGGAGATCGTGTTGCTCAGCTATTACATGTTGAGTTGGTTGAACCTTTCTGGAGGAATCGAAGCAGCGGCATTCAACAACAAATAATCATTCTGAATACCCATTTGTTATTTCCACATGATTACAGTCTTTGTATAGTTCGTTTGAAGCAG GTGTACAAGATCCTTCAGTACATAGAATTTTATCAGAAAGAAAATAAACTTGGTCCTATTCCTATTATACTCTGCGG GGACTGGAATGGGAGTAAACGTGGGCATGTTTACAAATTCCTTAGGTCCCAACATTATACGTCATCATATGATACTGCACATCACTATACTGACGGTGATGCAGATGCCCATAAG TGGGTTAGCCATCGCAATCATAGAGGCAACATATGTGGAGTCGATTTTATATGGCTCCTTAATCCCAATCAGCATAGGAAACCCCTGAAAACTAGCTGGAATGAAGCTGTTTTTGGGATCATCAAG TATCTTCTTCGCGTAGCGTCCCTTTCAGAGGAAAATGCATTTGCCTTTCTAAAGGCAGATAATCCAGGCGATTATGTTTCATATCCAAGCTTCTCTCAGGCACTGTGTCAG TTAGGCTTAACCGGCCATCCCAATGGCCTGAGTTTCCAAGAAACTGAGGATTTGTGGATTCAAGCTGACATTGATGGAAATGGTGTCATGGACTACGAAGAATTTCAG AAGAATATTTGGACCCCTAAACGGTCAGAGCAACCGGGTGAGAATTTCGATCAGGGTATTGATGGGGAGCTTAAGACAAATTCATTGAAACAGCAAGCCTTCGGTCTAAGCGTGAAAGATGCTGCCCTCTTCCCACCAGAGGTTGAGAAAGGAATTTGGCCCGAGAATTACTCTCTCTCTGATCATGCGCCACTAACTGCAGTGTTTTCTCCTGTAGAAGTTTCTTGTAGTTTTCCGGTTTGCTAA
- the LOC109709799 gene encoding uncharacterized calcium-binding protein At1g02270-like isoform X3 — protein MYDKRLGDAGYLTFKLARTNNRGDGLLTAVHRDKFRVIAYKELLFNDFGDRVAQLLHVELVEPFWRNRSSGIQQQIIILNTHLLFPHDYSLCIVRLKQVYKILQYIEFYQKENKLGPIPIILCGDWNGSKRGHVYKFLRSQHYTSSYDTAHHYTDGDADAHKWVSHRNHRGNICGVDFIWLLNPNQHRKPLKTSWNEAVFGIIKYLLRVASLSEENAFAFLKADNPGDYVSYPSFSQALCQLGLTGHPNGLSFQETEDLWIQADIDGNGVMDYEEFQKNIWTPKRSEQPGENFDQGIDGELKTNSLKQQAFGLSVKDAALFPPEVEKGIWPENYSLSDHAPLTAVFSPVEVSCSFPVC, from the exons ATGTATGATAAGAGGCTTGGAGATGCTGGCTATCTCACTTTCAAGCTCGCTCGTACCAATAATCGCGGCGATG GTCTATTGACGGCTGTACATAGAGACAAATTTAGAGTTATAGCTTATAAAGAGCTTCTGTTTAATGATTTTGGAGATCGTGTTGCTCAGCTATTACATGTTGAGTTGGTTGAACCTTTCTGGAGGAATCGAAGCAGCGGCATTCAACAACAAATAATCATTCTGAATACCCATTTGTTATTTCCACATGATTACAGTCTTTGTATAGTTCGTTTGAAGCAG GTGTACAAGATCCTTCAGTACATAGAATTTTATCAGAAAGAAAATAAACTTGGTCCTATTCCTATTATACTCTGCGG GGACTGGAATGGGAGTAAACGTGGGCATGTTTACAAATTCCTTAGGTCCCAACATTATACGTCATCATATGATACTGCACATCACTATACTGACGGTGATGCAGATGCCCATAAG TGGGTTAGCCATCGCAATCATAGAGGCAACATATGTGGAGTCGATTTTATATGGCTCCTTAATCCCAATCAGCATAGGAAACCCCTGAAAACTAGCTGGAATGAAGCTGTTTTTGGGATCATCAAG TATCTTCTTCGCGTAGCGTCCCTTTCAGAGGAAAATGCATTTGCCTTTCTAAAGGCAGATAATCCAGGCGATTATGTTTCATATCCAAGCTTCTCTCAGGCACTGTGTCAG TTAGGCTTAACCGGCCATCCCAATGGCCTGAGTTTCCAAGAAACTGAGGATTTGTGGATTCAAGCTGACATTGATGGAAATGGTGTCATGGACTACGAAGAATTTCAG AAGAATATTTGGACCCCTAAACGGTCAGAGCAACCGGGTGAGAATTTCGATCAGGGTATTGATGGGGAGCTTAAGACAAATTCATTGAAACAGCAAGCCTTCGGTCTAAGCGTGAAAGATGCTGCCCTCTTCCCACCAGAGGTTGAGAAAGGAATTTGGCCCGAGAATTACTCTCTCTCTGATCATGCGCCACTAACTGCAGTGTTTTCTCCTGTAGAAGTTTCTTGTAGTTTTCCGGTTTGCTAA
- the LOC109709884 gene encoding uncharacterized protein LOC109709884, which translates to MFDGMPLRLGEGAVQRHEWALQRITNSVLKCTRWQVEETTDLINCPYHYFCESAYPGDYPSFVDFLVLLFAAASFVSTLSFTVIALRRRTAAAAAATTATTPRSSRNLKRKYLVPSGPIFLPFVLLILARGQRINTIFPLSQLGPAILQLLQASALAFKNESDKDIRYAVLEASTVSGILHASLYLDAIIMPYYTGIDALSGSRFSGECPSCLCRTQALVVGGTEISYRGLSKTTLLIIFALCARMVRRMYGEERFSLAVKSVLEGISWVFVASDCVYMMNNGPEGGALFRIVYGGLCVFIFLNVFKMVYSFLSWAERRHVQLEFDRCDDEIV; encoded by the coding sequence ATGTTCGATGGAATGCCTCTGAGGCTCGGCGAGGGAGCTGTTCAGCGCCATGAGTGGGCTTTACAGAGGATCACCAATTCAGTCCTCAAATGCACGAGATGGCAGGTGGAGGAGACCACGGATCTCATCAACTGCCCCTACCACTACTTCTGCGAAAGCGCGTATCCGGGAGACTACCCATCCTTCGTCGACTTCTTGGTGCTTCTCTTCGCCGCAGCTTCTTTCGTATCCACTCTATCATTCACCGTTATAGCGCTCAGAAGGAGAACAGCTGCAGCAGCGgcagcaacaacagcaacaacgcCCAGAAGCAGCAGAAATCTGAAAAGAAAGTATCTTGTGCCTTCCGGCCCGATCTTCCTCCCGTTCGTGCTCTTAATTCTCGCCAGGGGCCAGAGAATCAATACAATCTTTCCGCTGTCTCAACTGGGTCCTGCAATACTCCAGCTTCTTCAGGCCTCAGCTCTGGCTTTTAAGAACGAGTCCGATAAGGACATCAGATATGCGGTGCTCGAGGCTTCCACTGTTTCCGGGATTCTTCACGCGAGCCTCTACTTGGACGCCATAATTATGCCTTACTATACGGGGATTGATGCTCTCAGCGGTTCGAGATTCTCCGGCGAGTGCCCGTCCTGCTTGTGCAGGACACAGGCTCTGGTCGTCGGGGGGACGGAGATTTCGTATCGTGGATTGTCGAAAACTACTCTGCTGATCATTTTCGCGCTGTGCGCGAGAATGGTGCGCAGAATGTATGGAGAGGAGAGATTCAGTTTGGCGGTCAAATCTGTGTTGGAGGGCATCAGTTGGGTGTTTGTTGCCAGTGACTGTGTTTACATGATGAACAACGGCCCGGAAGGGGGCGCGCTTTTTAGGATAGTGTATGGAGGGCTCTGTGTATTTATATTCCTCAATGTTTTTAAGATGGTGTATAGTTTCTTGAGCTGGGCAGAGAGAAGGCATGTCCAGTTAGAATTTGATAGATGTGATGATGAAATTGTTTGA
- the LOC109709763 gene encoding uncharacterized protein LOC109709763 isoform X2, with translation MLFHGGGGGGGRGGAAAAAARMLVRYFSRKRGQDVRRINPKVPREEASEISKGLYQIVKDHGPLTVANTWNFAKVERC, from the exons ATGCTATTccacggcggcggaggcggcggtggccgtggcggcgccgccgcggccgcggcgAGGATGCTGGTGAGGTATTTCTCGAGGAAGCGGGGCCAGGACGTGCGGCGGATAAACCCTAAGGTGCCGAGGGAGGAGGCGTCGGAGATCTCCAAGGGACTCTACCAGATCGTCAAGGATCACGGGCCCCTCACCGTCGCCAACACCTGGAACTTCGCCAAG GTCGAAAGATGCTGA
- the LOC109709763 gene encoding uncharacterized protein LOC109709763 isoform X1, producing the protein MLFHGGGGGGGRGGAAAAAARMLVRYFSRKRGQDVRRINPKVPREEASEISKGLYQIVKDHGPLTVANTWNFAKDASINGLNSKTHMKIMLKWMTGRKMLKLSCTHIGSSKKFLYSSLPEDPKAAQPTTPLPVTETLKISVQGKKARRPNPPPPKKGGEALC; encoded by the exons ATGCTATTccacggcggcggaggcggcggtggccgtggcggcgccgccgcggccgcggcgAGGATGCTGGTGAGGTATTTCTCGAGGAAGCGGGGCCAGGACGTGCGGCGGATAAACCCTAAGGTGCCGAGGGAGGAGGCGTCGGAGATCTCCAAGGGACTCTACCAGATCGTCAAGGATCACGGGCCCCTCACCGTCGCCAACACCTGGAACTTCGCCAAG GATGCAAGTATTAATGGCTTAAACAGCAAAACCCACATGAAGATAATGCTCAAATGGATGACAGGTCGAAAGATGCTGAAGCTGTCATGTACCCACATTGGCTCTTCCAAAAAGTTCCTTTATTCGAGTCTTCCTGAAGATCCGAAGGCTGCTCAACCGACGACTCCTTTGCCAGTAACTGAGACCTTGAAAATTTCAGTACAGGGTAAGAAGGCGAGGAGGCCGAATCCACCCCCACCCAAAAAAGGAGGTGAAGCTTTATGTTGA
- the LOC109709764 gene encoding neurofilament medium polypeptide-like produces the protein MGGCTSRPAEAAGPHPETPSAVDSAVPEIEVKTVEGGDAQTEAEAAKADESQLVDHSEPKPEEPNSPAATTGEELKPESSAVVPEKLEDKEDAPKNEVAKESKEEEKRSQVVDHPLAAATEGSKTS, from the exons ATGGGTGGGTGCACAAGCCGACCGGCGGAGGCAGCTGGCCCCCACCCCGAGACCCCGTCGGCCGTGGACTCGGCTGTCCCTGAGATTGAGGTAAAGACTGTCGAAGGCGGTGATGCTCAAACCGAG GCCGAGGCTGCAAAAGCTGATGAGTCCCAACTCGTCGACCACTCTGAGCCGAAACCGGAGGAGCCCAACTCCCCAGCCGCCACAACTGGTGAAGAGTTGAAGCCCGAGTCATCAGCGGTAGTGCCGGAAAAGCTCGAGGACAAGGAGGATGCACCAAAGAATGAAGTTGCAAAAGAGagcaaagaagaggagaagagatctCAAGTTGTGGATCACCCCTTGGCCGCCGCCACTGAGGGTTCAAAAACTAGCTGA
- the LOC109710566 gene encoding protein MOS2 produces the protein MKLSFSLSSKPSSRANSSRAPAAADGDEGREFVTVFDPSQTLAADARSRLVIPPIPNADYLLHPPKKAKYMPPLPSSAADADDPSAAAKFVLDTSGEGPASHIAYGLTLRSGSAADPKPSPDDREDSQSKKSGAAAEDSILRRYKEDMKTLPEDRGFDEFRDVAVEGFGAALLAGYGWSEGKGIGRNNTKGDTNVVQYDRRAGTTGLGYNPSTADPKKKRGEWVFKNDNKDKDRDRESDKVRASKDERREQKKRKKDVSLGCKSSTSSNKREKEEGSDRWLTSHIKVRVISKEFMRGKLYLKKGRIVDVVGPTMCDISMDESRELVQGVDQDMLETAIPKRGGSVLVLYGKHKGVYGSLVERNLEDETGVVRDADSHDMFNVRLEQIAEYVGDPAYLGY, from the coding sequence ATGAAGCTCTCCTTCTCCCTTTCCTCCAAACCCTCGTCCCGCGCCAACTCCTCCCGAGCCCCCGCCGCTGCCGATGGCGATGAGGGCCGCGAATTTGTCACCGTCTTCGACCCCTCCCAAACCCTAGCAGCCGACGCCCGTTCCAGGCTCGTCATCCCCCCAATCCCCAACGCCGACTACCTCCTCCACCCTCCCAAGAAGGCCAAGTACATGccccccctcccctcctccgccgccgacgccgacgacccctccgccgccgccaagTTCGTCCTCGACACCTCCGGCGAGGGCCCCGCCTCGCACATCGCCTACGGCCTTACCCTCCGATCCGGCTCCGCCGCCGATCCCAAACCCTCGCCCGATGACCGGGAGGATTCCCAATCGAAGAAGTCGGGGGCGGCCGCGGAGGACTCGATCCTCAGGAGGTACAAGGAGGACATGAAGACCCTTCCGGAAGATCGGGGCTTCGACGAGTTCCGGGACGTTGCAGTGGAGGGCTTCGGCGCCGCGCTCCTCGCCGGGTACGGGTGGTCGGAGGGGAAGGGGATTGGGCGGAACAACACCAAGGGCGACACCAACGTCGTCCAATACGATCGGCGGGCCGGCACCACCGGTTTGGGCTACAATCCATCCACTGCCGATCCCAAGAAGAAGAGGGGAGAATGGGTCTTCAAGAACGATAACAAGGACAAGGACAGGGACAGGGAGTCGGATAAAGTTAGGGCTTCTAAGGATGAGAGGAGAGaacagaagaagagaaagaaagatgtaAGCTTGGGCTGCAAATCGAGCACTAGCAGTAATAagagggagaaggaggagggCTCGGACCGATGGCTCACGAGCCACATTAAGGTTAGGGTTATCAGCAAAGAATTCATGAGAGGGAAGCTGTACCTGAAGAAGGGGAGGATTGTGGATGTGGTGGGGCCCACGATGTGCGATATCTCCATGGATGAGAGCAGGGAGTTGGTGCAAGGAGTGGATCAGGATATGCTCGAGACCGCAATTCCGAAGAGGGGAGGGTCAGTTCTGGTGCTCTATGGAAAACATAAAGGTGTTTATGGGAGCCTCGTGGAGAGGAATTTAGAGGATGAGACCGGAGTAGTCAGGGATGCGGATAGTCATGATATGTTTAATGTGAGGCTCGAGCAGATTGCCGAGTATGTCGGCGATCCAGCTTACCTTGGCTATTGA